The stretch of DNA GGCGATCGACACGCTGCGCATCGCCAACCGCATGCTCGGCTATCAGGCTTATACCTGGCGGCTGACCTCGGTCGACGGCAACAAGGTCTATTCCTCCTGCGGCATCGGCGTCGAGGCAAATTCGTCGCTTGCCGAAGAGCGCCGACACCTCGGCGGTGAAAACCGCCCGAACATGGTGCTCGTCTGTTCGGGCATCGATGTCGAGGATTTCAACAACAAGTCCGTCAATGCCTGGCTTCGCGAATCCTACAATCGCGGCGTGGCCGTCGGCAGTCTCTGTACGGGCGCGCATGTGCTTGCTCAGGCCGGGCTCTTGAACGGCAAGCGCTGCGCGATCCACTGGGAAAACCTGCCGGGTTTCTCCGAAGCCTTTCCGCAGGCGGAGGTCTATGCCGACCTCTACGAAGTGGACAGCAATCTCTACACCTGCGCCGGCGGCACCGCGTCGCTCGACATGATGCTGAACCTCATCGGCCAGGATTTTGGCGAAGCGCTCGTCAACCGTGTCTGCGAGCAGCATCTGACCGATCGTGTCCGCAGTCCGCACGACCGCCAGCGCCTGCCGCTGCGCGCCCGCCTCGGCGTCCAGAATTCCAAGGTTCTGTCGATCATCGAACTGATGGAAGGCAATCTCGCCGAACCTCTGTCGCTGCTTGAGATCGCTGATGGCGCCGGCCTGTCCCGCCGCCAGATCGAACGGCTTTTCCGGCAGGAAATGGGCCGGTCTCCCGCCCGCTACTATCTGGAGATCCGGCTCGATCGCGCCCGCCACCTGCTGGTGCAGTCTTCAATGCCGGTCGTCGAGGTCGCAGTCGCTTGCGGCTTCGTTTCCGCATCGCATTTCTCGAAGTGTTATCGCGAACTTTACAACCGTTCACCGCAGCAGGAGCGCGCCGAGCGCAAGCTGACGATGGCAACGGCTCGCCAAGCGATCGCAGCATAACAAAGATGGCGGCGCACTACTGCGCCGCTTCCTCCGTCATCCTGGCGTCGGAATAGACCTGGTTACGGCCCTTGTGTTTGGCCATGTAGAGAAACTGGTCGGCGGCGTTGAGGTAATTCTCGAAGGTTTCGTAGCCCGAGATTTCCGCAACGCCGATCGAGATCGTGACCGACAGTTCCTCGTCGTCGGCAGCCACCTTCAGCCGTGAGATATCCGAGCGGATTTCGTCGCAGAGCTTCGTTGCCGCAGCCGAATCCACCATCGGGAAAAGGATCGCAAACTCCTCGCCGCCGAGGCGCGAGAGAAGATTGTCGCTGCCTTCGAAGATTGCAGCAAGCCGGCTTGCAACCGCCTTCAGCACCTCGTCGCCGATCTCGTGGCCATAGGTGTCGTTCAGCCGTTTGAAATGATCGATGTCGAGGATAGCGACTGAACTCGGCGATTTCTGCCTCAGGCACTCGTTCACGACCTTCGGCCCGTAATCGTAGAAATAGCGGCGGTTATAGAGGCCGGTCAGATAATCGCATGCGGCGGCGGATCGCAGTTGCTTCATCTGCGTCAGCGTTTCGACATTGTTGGCAATGCGGCACTGAAGCTCCTCGGCCACGAACGGCCTGTAAACGAAGTCGCTGGCGCCGGCCTTCAGGAAGCTTGCCGACAGCATCCGGTCGTTGGACGAGGAGATGCCGATGACCCGCATCCTGTCGGAACCGAAGCGATGACGGATTCGCCGTGTCAGCTGATAGCCCGTCATGTCCGGCATGTGATGGTCGGTCACTACGAGTTCAATGTCGCTATAGGCCTCAAGCGCAGCCAGAGCTTCGAGCCCCGAGGTTGCCTCGACGACCATGTACTGCTGCGCCTTCAAGAGGTCGACGAGCACCTGGCGCGCAGACGGAACGTCATCGACAACGAGGACGCGCGTCTTGCGGTTCAGCATCGCGCGGCGCACGGTCGCGACCAGATTGTCGAGCGCGAATTCATTGTCCTTGAGGACGTAATCGATGACATTGCGTTCCAGTATCCGGTTGCGGGTCGCGGTATCGAAGGTCGCGGTAAAAACGATCGTGGGAACATTGTGCTCGATCGTGCAATCAAGCGCCTCGCCATAGGGCGAATCCGGCAGGTTCAGATCGACGACGGCCATCGTGAAGCCCTGACCGTCCTGCGCCAGAGCCTCCTGCAGCGCCTTCAGCGAAGAACAGGGTTTGACGTTGAGGCCGAGTTCGGCCTGAAACCGATGGCAGAGCACGGCGGAAAACATCCGGGAATCTTCAACCAGAAGTAACTTCTGGGTTCCGAAGCGTGGGCCTGAGCCGTCCCGACTGAAATCCGCCTGAAATGCCATGCCCCCTACTCTCCCAAGTGCAATGAAAACCCGAATCGGCCTTCATTGCGGCGGCAGGGACGATAGCCGAGAGGCCGCAAGGGTTGAAGGGGCAGAACGGCTATAAAGTAACCTCTAATTGCAACAATTCGAGATATCTTAACAGCGGCAGGGGGCTCCTCATTCATCCGGGCGGCCTCCTGATACCGGGTTCGATCCTCGAATCAGGCAACGGCCCTCTCCTTCTTCATCGTCTGGATCTGCAGCAGCGTGTCGAGGTTTTGGTTGACGCGGCAATAGAACTCCTCGTCGATGAACGGGCGCAGCATGAAATCGTTGCCGCCCGCCTTGAGAAAGCGCGCCGAAAGCAGCCGGTTAGATGAGGACGAGACGCCGATGATGCGCAGCTGATGCGAGCCGATATTGGCGCGGATGCGCCGCGTAAGCTCGAAGCCGTCGATATCGGGCATGTTGTAGTCGGTGACCATGAGGCCAATGTCGCGATTGGCCTTCAGGATCTCGAGCGCCTTGGCGCCGCTCTCGGCAACGCTGACGCGGAAGTTATAGCGCCTCAGGCGGCTGGAGAGCAGCGCGCGCGCCGTGGCGCTGTCGTCCACGATCAGCACGTGATGGCGCTTGTTGGTCAGGAAACGGCAGATCGCTTCGGCGAGCAGATCGACTGCGAAGATGTTGTCCTTGAGGATGTAGTCGACGATATCCTTCGCCATCAGTTCGTCGCGCAGGCCCTCGTTGAAGGTGCCGGTAAAGACGATGGTCGGAATGCTGAGATCGACCAGATATTCCAGCGCCTCGCCCTTCTCAGCACCGGGGAGGTTGATGTTGGAGATCGCGAGCATGATCGGCTCGGAAGACTTGTCGTAAGCAAGCTGCAATTCCTCGAAATTGCGGCAGATCTCGACGTCGATATCGAAAAGCTCTTTCAGCCGTTTGCTGATCATCGACGTAAAGACATTTGAATCTTCAGCGAGAATAATACGCGCACCAGCAAACATCTCTCCGGAATACTGCATTCCCGAAATGCCTAAAAATGACATAGCAAACCTTTTGATGGAAATTCTGTCCCCGGCCGAACCGATACATCAATTCGTTTGAGTATTTGTTAATCGACGTAGCGCGATGCCATAAGAAGAAGGCAGTCCGTAAGACCGGCTGCTATTTCTCGACTTATGCTTAAGAGACTATGCGCGAAGGGCTGTGCCGAACGTCTACTTGATGATCGCCGAGCCTTTGACGATCTCGATAGTCTCGCCGCCGCCGAGGCCGATGCGGTCGCCATCCGGCGTCGTCATGAAGCAGCCTGTGGCGCAGAGCGTCTCCGATGCGCCGGCATCGACGAAGACCTCGACGCGGTTTCCGCCTTCGGTGACGATAACGACGACCGGTGCCGGATCAGTGTTGGTGATTGTCGCCGCTTCAGCGCCCGCGGCGATGAGAAGCGAAAGAAGCATGACCGTGGCAAACCTTGCCATTCAGCGCGGCGCAGCGATGCGCCCTCCCCTGGAGCGTCTCGGCGCTGCTGCCCCAGCAGCGAAATCCCGATTGCCCAGGCTTTATAAGCGAGAGCCTCTGAACGATCCCTGAATAAAATCCTTAGCCTTTGCGATTGCCATCGGCCGCTTTGCTGCGCAGCTGTCGCACCGCTCCGCTGTCCGTCACGCCGGTATCGCCGACAGGCTGTTCGTCTGCTCTTGTCGA from Rhizobium sp. 007 encodes:
- a CDS encoding GlxA family transcriptional regulator, with the translated sequence MNKMLTKKRSLVFFMVPQFTMLPFSAAIDTLRIANRMLGYQAYTWRLTSVDGNKVYSSCGIGVEANSSLAEERRHLGGENRPNMVLVCSGIDVEDFNNKSVNAWLRESYNRGVAVGSLCTGAHVLAQAGLLNGKRCAIHWENLPGFSEAFPQAEVYADLYEVDSNLYTCAGGTASLDMMLNLIGQDFGEALVNRVCEQHLTDRVRSPHDRQRLPLRARLGVQNSKVLSIIELMEGNLAEPLSLLEIADGAGLSRRQIERLFRQEMGRSPARYYLEIRLDRARHLLVQSSMPVVEVAVACGFVSASHFSKCYRELYNRSPQQERAERKLTMATARQAIAA
- a CDS encoding diguanylate cyclase, with translation MAFQADFSRDGSGPRFGTQKLLLVEDSRMFSAVLCHRFQAELGLNVKPCSSLKALQEALAQDGQGFTMAVVDLNLPDSPYGEALDCTIEHNVPTIVFTATFDTATRNRILERNVIDYVLKDNEFALDNLVATVRRAMLNRKTRVLVVDDVPSARQVLVDLLKAQQYMVVEATSGLEALAALEAYSDIELVVTDHHMPDMTGYQLTRRIRHRFGSDRMRVIGISSSNDRMLSASFLKAGASDFVYRPFVAEELQCRIANNVETLTQMKQLRSAAACDYLTGLYNRRYFYDYGPKVVNECLRQKSPSSVAILDIDHFKRLNDTYGHEIGDEVLKAVASRLAAIFEGSDNLLSRLGGEEFAILFPMVDSAAATKLCDEIRSDISRLKVAADDEELSVTISIGVAEISGYETFENYLNAADQFLYMAKHKGRNQVYSDARMTEEAAQ
- a CDS encoding response regulator is translated as MSFLGISGMQYSGEMFAGARIILAEDSNVFTSMISKRLKELFDIDVEICRNFEELQLAYDKSSEPIMLAISNINLPGAEKGEALEYLVDLSIPTIVFTGTFNEGLRDELMAKDIVDYILKDNIFAVDLLAEAICRFLTNKRHHVLIVDDSATARALLSSRLRRYNFRVSVAESGAKALEILKANRDIGLMVTDYNMPDIDGFELTRRIRANIGSHQLRIIGVSSSSNRLLSARFLKAGGNDFMLRPFIDEEFYCRVNQNLDTLLQIQTMKKERAVA